atttatttaactatatttttacgtttaaataatgtaaacatttcagctagggttgtactttatttatcgactttgatatcgatatattatgattgcctatttatattttcttattttatcatgctaccccgcttcaaaccaactaaattatcttaatttaataattaaatcatttttataggttaccaagaaatgaagATAAAAAGAAAGAGTGCCTGGAGATGGAgatcctgaccgactctcgggagcactaggGTAACTCGgggccgtggggtcgttactccacaagctgccctgcgggcttttttatatcattattattattttttatatataattcgacattaagagaccatatacttacatatagttgtaatttataaaatggttaatgtattgttattatttttgcttgtatgtaaattcaatgttgacgtataaaaatgcccttgttgcctatttgctgaataaatgtcgaagaagttgaagagcggaagtcattccttatttttgtaataaaaaaaatgttctgaaggtgttttgttttttttcacccgtcgcttaataagcttgaattttgtatcgctctcacttatagatacggcgcaccaaggtcgaggtgcagtgcggtagtgtgttacagactttagggttagcaacacaccaaaattgattgtaatagagaggtaaagtccaagaaaaacacgtacacttattctgacatccgcTGTATTGCGCCATGTattttgcggtcactaagttgtcaaacgtcaacttttgaaaatcagagttaccgcaaaaatcgcaatatgtattgagtagtacagcgtcatctcgtttacctgtcaaatttgaagcacgaaattgtgctagactccacacatcttactcaatcaaagtatcttttcacataacaatgtactaataaagaatttttatttatttacttacttcctattaaaacataaactccacaaataatacatacttagtattttaaataaaatgagccgagaacgttaaaaagttatcgatgtatcgataaaacctagtaacagtaaaaatcttctgggcagcactaaaaccgccatgtttagttccaagatgacgtcacagtggcacgcattattcgttgacgtttcacttccataggtttcatatttcagtgatcAGAAAACatgacgacactacagtattgccactttttaatttctactcttttttgctcggcttttttgtcagactaaaAAGTTTAATAGAACCGCTCCAAGGTCTCGGTCCGGTGCGCCCGTCTGCTACGACTTTTATAGTCTGTGATCGccatagacctatataatagggacaagacatattgttctatacgtacaattgcttatagaaatagcacccattttgacggcacacacatatatctatctcgtttttactcagcactgtaacccatagcaataaaagatgacagtatttcagtacgtacataaagtgttccatgaaaatacgtaaatacctaatacggccgaaaatccgccatgtttagtcccacaaatgtcattgtctgtcagttcagccggtacttgtcctgtcaaaaagtcctggtaaaaattaaaattattaattatctttcaatattttgcttgtgattgaaaataattgaagccaaatgtgaataattacgtcgcgaatatgccagtgtgtagtgtattagggtgcggcataagaaaaccaccaaatcagccatctttaaccttacacaggtacgctataatttacatgaaaaatattggttattgttaatgttcctgggaaatttaaggatgtttcacattataaatagcaaggttcttctgtgcagttatagatcatgaagtgattggatttatttaactatatttttacgcttaaataatgtaaacatttcagctagggttgtactttatttatcgactttgatatcgatatattatgattgcctatttatattttcttattttatcatgctaccccgcttcaaaccaactaaattatcttaatttaataattaaatcattttttataggttaccaagaaatgaacataaaaaggaAGAGTGgctggagatggagaccctgaccgactctcgggagcactcgggtaaaactcgggtccgtggggtcgttactccacgagctgccctgcgggcttttttatatcattattatagtttttttatataattcgacattaagaaaccatatacatatagttgtaatttataaaaccgGCACCATGCCGCAGGTGgatattttataatcatttattttaagtttagttttatttatttttagatatagtttaagttttgtaggttagttatttaattatgttgttTTAAGTTTGTATATTAAGTACGTATGCActaataaatcatttataaaatggttaatgtattgttattatttttgcttgtatgtaaattcaatgttgacgtataaaaatgcccttgtggcctatttgctgaataaatgttgaagaagttgaagagcggaagtcattccttatttttgtaataaaaaaaatattctgaaggtgttttgttttttttcacccgttgcttaataagctttaattttgtatcgctctcacttatagatacggcgcaccaaggtcgaggtgcagtgcggtagtgtgttacagactttagggttagcaacacaacaaaattgattgtaatagagaggtaaagtccaacaaaaacacgtacacttattctgacatccaaaacagatggcgctgtactgcgccatgtgttttgcggtcactaagttgtcaaacgtcaacttttgaaaatcagagttaccgcaaaaatcgcaatatgtattgagtagtacagcgtcatctcgtttacctgtcaaatttgaagcacgaaattgtcctagactccacacatcaaagtatcttttcacataacaatatactaataaagattttttttatttacttacttcctattaaaacataaactccacaaataatacatacttagtattttaaataaaatgagccgagaacgttaaaaagttatcgatgtatcgataaaacctagtaacagtaaaaatcttctgggcagcactaaaaccgccatgtttagtcccaacatgacgtcacagtggcacgcattattcgttgacgtttcaataggtttcatatttcaatGGTGATCGCCAATGTTAATGGTTGAatccaaggccccaacgttctgttcactttgacggcgcagcaactagtaccACTTCTCTcacctcgctcttttaaaaatgccatttgtcaaaaaaggacaaccatagtgttgacaagatgaacttcaaatcaaaGAGTTGCCTTTTTTGGTGCATCCAGGCTATGTATGTGTCCGTAAAAACGTGTATGTGAGCTCTTTTAcagatgtgaaaagtcgattttaatcatgttatatatcgataaacgctacacagcggaacgaaatagctattaattgaagcttgaataatttcgttaaacataaacataattgaatgCTAATGGATATTGAATataatatattagaatataataaaataattcaattattgcggaacacatattgtagtaggtatttatgtatttggattaaatatctgaactttcccttcgttccctgctggggcgcaCAGTGTTTCGTCTAGAACAAGCTAGGtggacaaaattatttattagtgTTTATGGGTAGTATTATGGTtaatattattcaattaaatataatttactaaaaaaattaaaacaccatgaaaaaaagtaaaaaaattataataaaatatatatttaaattagttatatatttttttacaaataatttattaacataataataaaaataaacaaaactatacAGATCATTagatacattattttttatactatttactttaaaaatgcaaaaaattaaaaatataatatagaaaattaattaaaacattattaataataaattaattattaatctgttaattattaataacctaataatctgttctaactCATGTATTATATCAGaataataattgttttccttgttTTGCGTAAATTTTTTGAAGTTTCTCTGAAGGATATAACACGCTTGTACCTTTTGCATTGGGCAAATAATTATATGATGAATATTTATGATAATCAGCCTTCATTGATCACTTTTTAGTCTGCTCGTAGGTTTGTATTTGTCGATTTTGACTTAATATAATATGCTAATGCCTCATTAACACTTAGCTGCCTAGAATTCATTGAAGTACCTACTGTTGTCGTAAGAACAAGACTACGTTGGCTTATGTGGACTTtctctaatattttttaacatttttgccgTGTTCTATTTCCTGCCGATCACGAATCAATCGGGATTTCGGCAGCAGTTAAAACACTAGGCACGTAATTGTACCAGATCTTTAACTCAGCgtttttcattttaaaagaGGAACTTTTGAAGTTTAATTTGGGTCTTCCTGCAGGATTAACATTTTCAGGCGACGTTGATGCACTTGGTCTAGGTATGTACATTCGTAATTCTATATTTTGGCCATCTAGACCACTTTTAAACTTTTCCACAAATTGCTTCTTTAATCTTGACGCACTATTTCACTTGGTATTCAGTTTTGATGAATAActggttaaaatatttttcaaccgTCTCTCACTCTTCTTTGAAATCTCATAAATCATATTTTACCAATATAAACTGATACAGGTGGAAATTTACGTAATTTTCCCCCTTATTTGTCCAATCTTCAAAAACCCCTTCCTTAAAATAGAGAAATAGAGCAAAATGTTGTGAAAATTtgtgaaaaatgaaatatacacCATCATAACATAAAGAAGGATAATGGAAGTACATAATATGTAAAATCTAGACTGTTGTCAAGTGTTGTCAAGTGTTTGCCAGTCTATCAAAGTtcgaaaattaagaaaaaattCAACATTTTTAAAGTACATTTTTAATGCTCTATATATTgcactattacgacagatatgaatatgtttaaataaaaaatataaagtgcTTACCGTCAGCTATAAGATCCATCACTACAACTTTCCACCATATAATGTTTTACTTGTAAGAGATGTTGTTGAATGCATCACAGAATTGCAACTGATTTGTGCGATCTCACTTACCTCCTTAGCTGACTTCGGCGCCCTATAACTCATAAAATTAGAAAGTTAGGCATGATCTATTTATGGATTTGGGGGTTTAAGAATGTTATTTATCTAACCTTATTACTCGTTAGTGGAAATTTGATAATGAATTTTGTCCACCTAGCTTGTTCTAGATGGAACActctggggcgtgacgataaaattgtgatctgataaccacaataaagaataaagaatagaatagaatagaaacacTTTATTGACAAACTGTGTACAGAAGATGACATTTATACAAGAACATTGTCCCAACAGTTACCCGACATGGGCGTGCAATGTTTACttacatcatcattatcattaaaAGCAttattgttcattttaggtatcgttaaacctttgaagtaaaataaaaattgcaagaaatgtcgatagtttatcgatatgactttatcgacatggctacagcaaggtggaattacattgttaatcgtacactaaacaaaagtggttacagtgacagctcgcttagacgtaatctttaaatatattatatctatTCTATGGTTGAATCAGTGGAGGTCACGTCATACGTCATTATCAGGACAGTCGTCAGTCGTCACAACACTATAATCAATCACAATATTATATGCTTAGAACCACGAATTTTATGCAAAATTGATATTTCTTGAACATTGATCCAAATATGGCAGCAATACCGCTAATGTACGCGCAAGAAGATTGTGAACTTGGTGGAAAAGAATCAATGGAggtaaaattttaattatttattacgacATCCTCATTTTCAACAAACGGTTACATGAATAGAAAGTCAAGCATATTGCATGGATATATACTTGTATATATGTTAGTTAACATCTACTTACTATTGTTATCACAtggtaattttaataattagtgATATTGAGAATCTGCCTGACTAATTGACTCATTCCAGGACGATTTTGCGTATCGCAACAATGTAATGAATGCAGATAAAGAAATTAGACTGGGATTTATCCGTAAGGTTTATGGCCTTCTTGCAGTCCAACTACTTGCTACATTGGCTATTTCAACTGTGTTCTTGCAAGTGTCTCCAGTGAAGAGTTTTATACATGAAAAGTAAGGATATTATTACTATTTTGAATCAGGTTAGAACAAGTCTGACATGGCGTGCCAAGCATTTTATTTagctttataatataatattatatattgtgTTCAAATATGTGGGCATTATTGGTTTAAGAAGAAGAATAAGGTGTATGGCACCTTAACAGTTGTACCTTTTGCTTAAAAAGGGTTTTCTTTGATGGTTTCATTAGGCAAACTGTTAAAATGGTGTTTAATGTTGACATATGATTAATTTCATCCTATGCTTACTAAGGAGTGACAGGAATGTGGGAAATGGTTGATTTTTTACTACACTTACTATGTTCTTACctatatttgtatatttatactagctattgcccgcgacttcgtctgcgtggaattagtgacagcagctaaagtaggtatagcacctggataatgctaatagcaatcattcaatttacGCATTGCtttcttcaattattaggcaattcattaactctttcaattccatccccctttgcactctcttcagggataatttctgacataaaaactatcttatgtcctccccgggactcaaactatctctataccaaatttcaattaaatcggttcagcagcttaagcgtgaagaggtcagagagaacagacagacagacacactttcgcctttataatattagtatggatatatGTGTGCTTCAAATCGTATAACTAAAATTTGAACCACTTCCCGGTACctgattcagttgaaatttggaGTACTACCGTAATTCctatgacaatgcaataatatgcttacatggagctgatctgatgatgcagaGGAACGCCTTGATGGAAAAGCGCAAACAGATCGAGTTTAGGCTCATTAGAAAAGAATTACTTGACAGATGCAAATGAAAAGAAGTACATACAGCAATTAACGTGtcataaaaattttttttgttagtaATTTGTTAAAAGTTAGAAATGAGCAAATGGAATGATAATTATCCCAACAACAAAAAAATTTATTATCACCTGAAGGATTATATTTATACTTGCATGGCTTATTGCAAATAACTTGTTAATcattatgtataaaattgtgCTCAGACCTGTCTGTACCCAGTAAAACCAATCTTAATACGAATCTGTTGTGACCTGGGAATAATTACCCTCAAAAAGGGGTAAATCAGATATTATCTGGGGGTTACAGATTTGATACCATAAATGTGCATAAATAAATTCCAGTGTACATAGGTTCATAGGGCAGCTTACATTTTATGATTTGTTACAGTCTACACAATAGAACTATGTATtatataatgtaaacatttgtTTTAGTGATTGGATGGTATTTATCGCATTCATACTAAGCATTGGCACGCTTTTGGCTCTGATAGTGAAGAGACGTGACAGCCCTGCTAATTTGTACCTCCTTGCTGCATTTGTGAGTATAAAGAACTGCTGTAATCTCTCAAATCAATTTTACATTTATCTGTATCTCATGGGTTAATTCCCTCGAGTTATATATAACCCCCACAGTCATCTCTAAGTCTTAATGGATACAATTACATACAGAAATGCTCGTCAGGAGGATATATGAGTTATACTACAGTTCATTTAGTTTAGAGAAGTTGGAACCAAATTTACATGTAAGCCTCTATTTATGTACATAAAAACCCTTgctaaaacataattataatcttGTTTTACAGACTGTGGTGCAGTCCTATACAGTGGGTGTTATTGTATCATTCTATGATACCTTTGTAGTGCTGCAAGCATTGGCTCTCACATTCACCGTGGTTTTCTCTCTGACGCTCTACACCCTCAATACAAAACGTGATTTCTCGTTTATGGGTTATGGGTctgtataaaattattttctaaacCATTTATACTCTCATTAGACATCATCTTTACCTGACGTTACTAATTTACACATTTTCCGTTTTCTATTTCAGCCTCGTAGCTGGACTCAGCGTTCTCATTATTGGTGGCTTACTTCAAATCTTTATCCAAAGTTCCGGGTTAGAGCTACTCTTGGCGTTCGGCGGCGCTATCCTGTTCAGCCTGTTTTTGATCTTCGACACGCAGCAGATGATGACCAACCTGTCGCCTGAGGAATACATTCTGGCGACCATTAATTTATACATGGATATTATCAATTTATTCTTACACATTCTCCGCATTCTTAATGAATTGAACCGCAACTAAGCGAATATAATAATAGTTTTTCAGCTCTATTACAAAATTTACCTTTTATCTAGATGTATTAGTATCTAACAGTAAGATTTCTGTAAATGGCACTTAGTAATCTTTAAACCAGGGATAACGTAATTTCGTGGGTAAGTCGTGGATCAATCGATTAAGTTTGTGTACTTATAAATAACGTAAATTCCTCTACGGATAATTGACTATCACGACACTGCTcggcaatttaaaaataaaataccaatagatggtctaaactaaaataaagcATGAAAGTGGCGACTTATTTTGTTCGAGGTATAAATAATCCCATCAAGTAAACATCATTCCAGAAACATGTAACTAACTATAGGTAATTATGTCCGCGCCTGGCCTGTCTGCAGTAACGTGTCTTTCTTCTTTAATTTGAATCCAAAAAGAAGCTCCTGTAATATCTGCAATTGTTTGGCAGAATGATACATTTTCATACCCGGGCTTAGGCATTATATATGAAATTCGATTTAAACGAGTATCCAAAAAACGGAATATAAAACGTACCTAATTTAAAATGGCTGTGAATGTTCAGTACGTTACATTCCTTTGTTTACCTACTTGACATCAATAAACACGATGATTCGTACATAAATTTGAGTTAGtaagatattattttttaatatgagACGAATGATACAAGGTATTAAAACAACTTAGATAAGATATGGTTACAATCAGATAacgattattaaattatattttatagtattcTGCTATttatatgttgttttttttttgttacatttgCCAAGTGTATTATCAGATTACTAGTAATATCGTGTGTGTTAGCAGTATCACAACAGCTTTAGACGTAGATTTGATGTGGTTTCCTATTCCTACAAAAAGCACAAACGCATCATTTGTCGGCTCTTTCTTTAACCTAAAAGTATGACTTATTTGTGTAACGTTTTCTGAAATAAACTGTCGGCATTTAATAAATGGTTTTACTTCTCAAGATTTAAACTACATATAGGTAGGTTATCAGTTATATATCCTTATGGCGCTTAGCAAATTGAATACGATTCGCACGTCGATACGATGTGCAACCGGGTTGTCGTTGTCGCTATAATACGTGCCGTGCATAGCGTTGTCTCGCTCAAACGTCACAAAGTATATACCTCATCCCAATTAGTGATTTATGACAAGGggattttatttgtaaaaatactCTCTAGGCCTCTCCTTCATTTACCTAACACAAATTCTGACACTATATAAGACGTGATTGAAAAATTTAATGACTTCTGAATGATGGTCCAATACTAGGAGTCTCCTTTACATAAACCAAGTGCTTTAGGCCTTACCTACTTTAGTATTAGCTGGCTAGACCAGCTGATACTAAAGTAAGGTCTTTCATCTTTAATTAGAAAGAATTGAACCACTTTATATCACACTTCCGTGTTTTCTATTGTTTTAACCATTTTAAAGTGTGCCTCCCTTTTCCCATATCTCAacctattttaaaatataaaactgcTCAGGCCGATTGGAGTAAGTACTCCAGTGTGTtggaaaataaaacaaaaataagtgcTCCGTGAActaagttttgtacggaacactaacaATGTCTGAAGTTAAACATGTTGacttattatgtataaatatactCCAGATTTCTATTGAATGTATTCTTCACGCTGCAGATGATCCATTCCTATACTACGGTGCGATTTTTAAATAGGAACATTAGGGACAGATTCAACTGCAGCAAAATTCTTTCTCCTCCGGGGTGGAGCCAGAGTGTACCATACCAATATAAATATCTAAAAAGCGTAATATGTCGGAAAAGATCTAAGTACTCTCCATATGTCACGATGGAAAATtatctacattaaaaaaaacataacaataGGTTAGATAGTTAGCTAAAAAGAAAGCTTAAGGTTGGTCCTAGATCTTTACGACGTagacatttttttaatgattctTTGTCTAATGATCTCCTATCATCCATATACCTCCTTTAAAAGTTcgaaagaaataaaattagtaATATCAATTTAAAGAAGTTACACATGAACTGGGCTTTTTGTTCGGCTGAGCCCACGCCCACAATTAAAACCATATAAAATTATGACACGACAAAAATTATCGGGTCATAATTGTAAAAACCCGATTTTCAAATTGCTGGCAATCCAGCAGCAAaacgaaatgtaggtataggtacctcaaaaaattataaatttcatttaaatgccTCTTTTTTATTGCATGATTTATAAGTTTCTAAGAACTATCAGCTAAGTCTTACTACTGGAATTGTTTCCGTCTTTTACCAGTGGGCATGTAGAAAAGGCACTACGgagtagtgatccaaaagactagAGCcctgtgagcctttttttagggctcgcctcatttcttgacgcctaaaaggctaaaagcctttttttatttcattagtaaaataggcttttagccttttaggcgtcaagaaatgaggcgagccctaaaaaaagagctaacagggctcgagtcttttggatcactactaCAGAGATAAAAATCCCAGTACTCGCAGTTGCCACCAAAGTGATTtggtataaaataaatgtacggTCAACGGTGATtaaaagggtctagcaggctaagcgaacaagatgtgcccccaacgacggatttggtcattttttcaggtggtgtactggcaggtcctaagaacactatctatgcttaatatcagtcctcgatcttcttttgttttcgagttattcaggataatgtaaaataatcagtgtatcattgaaagtgtcatattttgtaaactgttcaagttagattaaccaaacaaaattatatttgacaacaataaaatagactacgAAATGGatatgtttaacctgcatcatgtccttatacttcattataaaaaaaaatatttttcttctcattttttttatacatttcgcggaggtacacctacaaaaaaatatgcatgagtagccactaatacccactacatacacatataaaaatatttgcataaatcttcgtgcgtcatgtcaaaaaaaaccATTATCGAACAAGTAGTTACtagcatatataaataaagtaccAGTGCAGTGTGAAGATAAGttagtatgtaggtaggtatacaatcTCTTCTAATAAACCTAATATCTGGGAAACCGAGCTTTGcccggaaaacataaaaaaactcaaaatgcGCGTTTTACCAGAGATAAGACTATCTTAGCTAGCTAAatcaatttatcgcccccgaaaacccccatatagcaaatttcatcgaaatcgttagagccgtttccgagatccttgttcgataatgtttttttt
Above is a window of Cydia splendana chromosome Z, ilCydSple1.2, whole genome shotgun sequence DNA encoding:
- the LOC134804872 gene encoding protein lifeguard 4-like encodes the protein MAAIPLMYAQEDCELGGKESMEDDFAYRNNVMNADKEIRLGFIRKVYGLLAVQLLATLAISTVFLQVSPVKSFIHENDWMVFIAFILSIGTLLALIVKRRDSPANLYLLAAFTVVQSYTVGVIVSFYDTFVVLQALALTFTVVFSLTLYTLNTKRDFSFMGYGLVAGLSVLIIGGLLQIFIQSSGLELLLAFGGAILFSLFLIFDTQQMMTNLSPEEYILATINLYMDIINLFLHILRILNELNRN